In Sporichthya brevicatena, one genomic interval encodes:
- a CDS encoding sulfurtransferase: protein MSDLLVDGAWLASRLGSDDLVVLDCSVTNVIHEGGGFELRSGREVWEQGHIPGSQHVDLLADLSDRNSPIPLMAPPVDQLRAALVAAGVADGRQVVLYDNNLNLWSTRVWFMLRAVSVDAVVLDGGWQSWTAQDRPVETGAGAPVVPGTLTLTPRPTLFVGKDDVRASLDDSSTCLIDALQAEVFRGERQDYARPGHIPGARNVPYPDLVDHETHRFLPLEELWAKFAHAQADSAERVITYCGGGVAASAAAFVLQRLGVENVSVYDGSMMEWSSDPELPLVTGES from the coding sequence GTGTCGGATCTGCTCGTCGACGGTGCGTGGCTCGCGAGCCGGCTCGGTTCGGACGACCTCGTCGTCCTGGACTGCTCCGTCACGAACGTGATCCACGAGGGCGGCGGTTTCGAGCTCCGCAGCGGGCGTGAGGTGTGGGAGCAGGGGCACATCCCCGGCTCGCAGCACGTCGACCTGCTCGCCGACCTGTCGGACCGGAACTCGCCGATCCCGCTGATGGCGCCGCCGGTCGACCAACTGCGCGCGGCGCTCGTGGCGGCCGGTGTGGCGGACGGCCGGCAGGTCGTCCTCTACGACAACAACCTCAACCTGTGGTCCACGCGGGTCTGGTTCATGCTGCGCGCGGTGTCGGTCGACGCGGTGGTGCTCGACGGCGGCTGGCAGTCCTGGACGGCCCAGGACCGGCCGGTCGAGACCGGCGCGGGGGCTCCGGTGGTGCCCGGCACGCTCACGCTCACCCCGCGGCCGACGCTGTTCGTCGGCAAGGACGACGTGCGCGCGAGCCTCGACGACTCCTCGACCTGCCTGATCGACGCGCTCCAGGCGGAGGTCTTCCGCGGCGAGCGGCAGGACTACGCCCGCCCCGGCCACATCCCGGGCGCGCGGAACGTCCCGTACCCCGACCTCGTCGACCACGAGACGCACCGCTTCCTGCCGCTGGAGGAGCTGTGGGCGAAGTTCGCGCACGCGCAGGCGGACTCGGCCGAGCGTGTGATCACCTACTGCGGCGGGGGAGTGGCCGCCTCGGCCGCGGCCTTCGTGCTGCAGCGACTCGGCGTCGAGAACGTCTCGGTCTACGACGGCTCGATGATGGAGTGGAGCTCCGACCCCGAGCTCCCGCTGGTGACCGGCGAGAGCTGA
- a CDS encoding TetR/AcrR family transcriptional regulator has translation MGDDGSGGRKRGPKSALGNDPRTRIHDAALACFEKQGIRATNMDDVANALGVSRPTVYYYFASKDDLILEVVARQVQQILDSTRRRLRGRGLDRIAHAAYLTVAESLANPYVRLLVDAEFAQLTPMFLESERVLAILGEFWTPLLTDAQEHHGLRTDRPLDELIQWIMFAQFALVENAAGFGLDDDRIRDWMSTYVIAALRQPAG, from the coding sequence ATGGGGGACGACGGGAGCGGGGGCCGCAAGCGCGGTCCGAAGTCGGCCCTTGGCAACGACCCGCGGACGCGCATCCACGACGCCGCGCTCGCCTGCTTCGAGAAGCAGGGCATCCGCGCGACCAACATGGACGACGTCGCGAACGCGCTCGGCGTCTCGCGCCCGACGGTCTACTACTACTTCGCGTCGAAGGACGACCTCATCCTCGAGGTCGTCGCCCGGCAGGTGCAGCAGATCCTCGACAGCACCCGCCGCCGGCTGCGCGGCCGCGGCCTGGACCGGATCGCCCACGCCGCGTACCTGACGGTGGCGGAGTCCCTCGCCAATCCGTACGTGCGGCTGCTCGTCGACGCCGAATTCGCGCAACTGACGCCGATGTTCCTGGAGTCCGAGCGGGTGCTCGCGATTCTCGGCGAGTTCTGGACCCCCCTGCTCACCGACGCACAGGAGCACCACGGCCTGCGCACCGACCGCCCGCTGGACGAGCTGATCCAGTGGATCATGTTCGCCCAGTTCGCCCTGGTGGAGAACGCCGCCGGCTTCGGCCTCGACGACGACCGCATCCGCGACTGGATGTCGACCTACGTCATCGCCGCCCTGCGGCAGCCGGCCGGCTGA
- a CDS encoding NDMA-dependent alcohol dehydrogenase has product MTSRAAVLFEAPGEWEIVEVQVDEPKEHEVLVRYVTAGLCHSDDHVAKGDVPMAHLPMCGGHEGAGIVEAVGPGVRNLQPGDHIIAAFIPSCGHCRWCASGMQNLCDNGAFMMMGTQLDGTFRMHHKGQDVAQTSLVSTFSEYAVIPEWGALKIDKDLPLQSVALLGCGVPTGWGSAVNAAQVRPGDVVIVMGTGGIGINAVQGAKHAGAARIIAVDPVQFKRESALKLGATDAVENMTQATDLAQSLTNGQGADSAIVTVGVAKGEHVGQAFASVRKAGTVVLTAVSNIDESNIPVNLFEMAMFQKRIQGALFGMMSPQAAIPHFLNLYKQGQLHLDELVSKRYPLEQINTAYADMHAGTNIRGVVDF; this is encoded by the coding sequence ATCACGTCGAGGGCAGCTGTCCTCTTCGAAGCACCGGGGGAATGGGAGATCGTCGAGGTTCAGGTCGACGAACCCAAGGAGCACGAGGTGCTCGTCCGCTACGTGACCGCGGGTCTCTGCCACTCCGACGACCACGTCGCCAAGGGTGACGTGCCGATGGCGCACCTGCCGATGTGCGGTGGCCACGAGGGCGCCGGCATCGTCGAGGCCGTCGGCCCCGGTGTCCGCAACCTGCAGCCCGGTGACCACATCATCGCGGCGTTCATCCCGAGCTGTGGCCACTGTCGCTGGTGTGCGAGCGGGATGCAGAACCTCTGCGACAACGGCGCCTTCATGATGATGGGCACCCAGCTCGACGGCACGTTCCGCATGCACCACAAGGGTCAGGACGTCGCGCAGACCTCCCTGGTCTCCACGTTCTCCGAGTACGCCGTCATCCCCGAGTGGGGGGCGCTGAAGATCGACAAGGACCTGCCGCTGCAGTCCGTCGCGCTCCTCGGCTGCGGTGTCCCCACCGGGTGGGGTTCGGCCGTCAACGCCGCGCAGGTCCGCCCCGGTGACGTCGTCATCGTCATGGGCACCGGCGGCATCGGCATCAACGCCGTCCAGGGTGCGAAGCACGCGGGTGCGGCGCGAATCATCGCCGTCGACCCGGTGCAGTTCAAGCGCGAGAGCGCACTGAAGCTCGGCGCCACCGACGCGGTCGAGAACATGACTCAGGCGACCGACCTCGCGCAGTCCCTGACGAACGGTCAGGGCGCTGACTCGGCCATCGTCACCGTCGGTGTCGCCAAGGGCGAGCACGTCGGCCAGGCCTTCGCCTCGGTCCGCAAGGCCGGCACCGTCGTGCTCACCGCGGTCTCGAACATCGACGAGTCGAACATCCCGGTCAATCTCTTCGAGATGGCCATGTTCCAGAAGCGGATCCAGGGCGCGCTGTTCGGGATGATGTCGCCGCAGGCCGCGATTCCGCACTTCTTGAACCTGTACAAGCAGGGCCAGCTGCACCTCGACGAGCTCGTCTCGAAGCGGTACCCGCTGGAGCAGATCAACACTGCGTACGCCGACATGCACGCGGGCACCAACATCCGTGGAGTGGTGGACTTCTGA
- a CDS encoding class I adenylate-forming enzyme family protein, translating to MAATLVSALRWWARTRGDDAAWILEDDTVSFRTAQDWTSRIGEDLVARGVQPGDRVGVLGGNSLEWAAAALGVLKAGGVVVPLNPRLVGPELHKILSTAGATAVIHEPAFEPVLKEVVGMGLELQTIALDAVADVRPEAGADPNDFVVDVDPEAPAMVIFTSGSTGLSKGVICTNRQLLSIAFEASLTEEGMRPGGTTLLVLPLAFTPGLVWGLSLSAILGTTLVVEKTLDPTRAVDLIEKHKVGALFGVPLIFGAIASAPNFASADLSSLTSAFTGGAPVPVPLLQAWGSKGVKLRQIYGMTEAGGVATATLVKDADQHPDSCGHGSVFTEFRIVDAEGNPCAPGENGEILLRGPGMTPGYWGDEETTAQAIRDGWIHSGDLGTTTEDGRLKFVDRLKDLIITGGINVSPVEIEQVIAAIPGVTEVAVISAPDEKFGETPAAILFADGSVTVEAVVERCNEQLSSYKVPRYVVLSEEPLAKLPNGKLAKVAIREQYADVATTHPKVR from the coding sequence ATGGCAGCGACCCTGGTCTCGGCGCTCCGGTGGTGGGCGCGTACCCGCGGCGACGACGCGGCGTGGATCCTCGAGGACGACACGGTCTCCTTCCGTACCGCGCAGGACTGGACCTCCCGCATCGGTGAGGACCTCGTCGCCCGCGGCGTGCAGCCGGGCGACCGCGTCGGCGTCCTCGGCGGCAACTCGCTCGAGTGGGCCGCGGCCGCTCTCGGCGTCCTCAAGGCCGGCGGCGTCGTGGTTCCGCTCAACCCGCGTCTGGTCGGGCCGGAGCTGCACAAGATCCTCTCGACCGCCGGCGCCACGGCCGTGATCCACGAGCCCGCCTTCGAGCCGGTGCTCAAGGAGGTCGTCGGGATGGGGCTGGAGCTCCAGACCATCGCCCTCGACGCCGTCGCTGACGTCCGCCCCGAGGCGGGCGCGGACCCGAACGACTTCGTCGTCGACGTCGACCCCGAGGCCCCGGCCATGGTGATCTTCACCAGCGGCTCGACCGGCCTGTCCAAGGGCGTCATCTGCACGAACCGTCAGCTGCTCTCGATCGCCTTCGAGGCCAGCCTGACCGAGGAGGGCATGCGGCCGGGCGGTACGACCCTGCTCGTCCTCCCGCTCGCCTTCACGCCGGGTCTCGTCTGGGGCCTGTCGCTCTCGGCGATCCTCGGCACCACGCTCGTCGTGGAGAAGACGCTCGACCCGACCCGCGCCGTCGACCTGATCGAGAAGCACAAGGTCGGCGCCCTGTTCGGTGTCCCGCTCATCTTCGGCGCCATCGCCTCGGCCCCGAACTTCGCGAGCGCCGACCTCTCCTCGCTGACGTCCGCGTTCACCGGCGGCGCCCCCGTGCCCGTGCCGCTGCTCCAGGCCTGGGGCAGCAAGGGTGTGAAGCTCCGTCAGATCTACGGCATGACCGAGGCCGGCGGCGTCGCGACCGCCACCCTCGTCAAGGACGCCGACCAGCACCCCGACTCGTGCGGCCACGGCTCGGTCTTCACCGAGTTCCGCATCGTCGACGCCGAGGGCAACCCGTGTGCGCCCGGCGAGAACGGCGAGATCCTGCTCCGCGGCCCGGGCATGACGCCGGGCTACTGGGGCGACGAGGAGACCACCGCGCAGGCCATCCGCGACGGCTGGATCCACAGCGGCGACCTCGGCACCACGACCGAGGACGGTCGGCTCAAGTTCGTCGACCGGCTCAAGGACCTGATCATCACCGGCGGCATCAACGTCTCCCCGGTGGAGATCGAGCAGGTCATCGCGGCGATCCCCGGTGTGACCGAGGTCGCGGTGATCAGTGCGCCGGACGAGAAGTTCGGTGAGACGCCGGCTGCGATCCTCTTCGCGGACGGTTCGGTGACCGTGGAAGCGGTCGTCGAGCGGTGCAACGAGCAGCTGTCCAGCTACAAGGTCCCGCGGTACGTCGTGCTCTCCGAGGAGCCGCTCGCCAAGCTCCCCAACGGGAAGCTCGCCAAGGTCGCCATCCGCGAGCAGTACGCGGATGTCGCAACGACGCATCCAAAGGTTCGCTAA